In Brassica napus cultivar Da-Ae chromosome A3, Da-Ae, whole genome shotgun sequence, the sequence ACAAGTACAAGTATACACCATGATGCATGTGTGTGAATACATCATCTGATCATCGTCATCAATCATCGTGAGATGTATTCATTTCTTTTTCCTTCTGACTTTGGAAGTACAAGGACAAAGAAAAGAGTTTTCCTAAAATTCAGCGATCTGTTTTCTcctttctaatttatttttcctaATTATTTACATATACGGAAGCCAAtgagatatttttattaaaaatgcatACAAATTTTCCAGAAAATTGGCATCTGTGGCTATAGAGAATGCCGAAAGTCTTGGTCATTTCTTGTCACGTCTTTGGACCTCTCATCCTCGTCTATCTCCAACCTGCTTCATCGTATCTCCCGTGAAACCTATATTctgtttatataaattattccaaattttttttttttgatcaaaaattattccaaaattatCACTCATTGTTTTATTACAAAGATATTGTCTAACATGCATATAATAGTATCCACTCTTGAATacaaaacatcaattttgttGTACACATTTCCAAATCATgttcattttcttttctaacaGTTTAACATTTCCTAACCATTGTTAAAAAAACTGTGATTAATTTATTATCGTATCTAAAACTAATGAAAGTGGGCTCTAACAAAGTGGCCATGTGCGACTGCTCAAAAAGTCTCTTAACAGATTCCTGAATCCTCTTCATTGTATTATTAATTAACACACCAAAAAAATCTCCTAATCAATCtcgtttatttaattatatgtcTCATCTCGAGAAACAGCGTCGCCCATGTGTATTTATAATCACGTATCTTTAAACTATAGTATCAATGATGATGTAATGTACCCAACTTGaaacagatatatatatatatatattaaaattaccaTGTTATGAGGCTGAGGAGTGAGGAGTGTAATAATTGTACATGTTTTGGTCGTAGTAGCTGTCCTGACGAGGACACTCAGCGGCGGCTGCCGTGGCAACCGAATCATCTCCTTCGTCTTCATCCATTTGACACTCCAAATTCACACCAAAAAGCCTCACCGTCCTCGAGCTCCCGACGGCGGAAGACGATGGTATGAAGTGCGTCTCCGTCGCTGTTGCTACGGCGGCGCCTGTAATCTCGACACGTGCacttctttaatttattttatttatttttttgaaactacaCTTCTTTGGAAAGAAACAAAGACAAGAacataactaaacaaaaatCACGTTTCTCCCATGAGATTGGACGGTCTTCTTCACGCGCTCTTACATAAAAAACTTGGAGATAATAAGTAATAGAAGCTGTCGggtctttttaaaaattagaaagcaaaataaaataaaatcattgcTGTATTATAGAAACTCAGGTTGTTAATACGCACGTAATAGGCAGTATATCgtgtacaaaataaaaataattatcatacacaattataaaaaaatttataaacatataaatgaaTTAGGTGTTTACTGTTGTAATCCTCCCGACAACATAAGATTAGTTGATGATACTGAACaccattaaataaattaaagttaATACGGTAATAATGAGAATAATACTTATAACATACCATAGTGGGAATACTCTGAGTGAGCAGGACGATTAGAGTAATTACTATACGGTGGAGCAGTCATGGAACTAGAATACGACGTCGTATTCGCGGCGGAGGAGGAGCCTTGACCGCGTCTACGCCAGCCAATAAAGAGTCTCCGGGAATCAGAACGTTGACGTTGGAAGAAAACAACATCGGCTGGGTCGAGCTGTTTGTCTTTGACGTATCTGCTCCATCCTTTAGTCAACACGTAGCTTTGACTGCTGTTCCAGTAAGAGTATCTGAACCTCCAGCACTTGCCTGACTCGTCTTCGAAGCTTAGAAGCATCCCTTTCTCCTCAGCATTATTGGAGATGATGGTGTTGAGAGGGAAGTACTTCTCCGCGTGCTGTTTTGGTATAACGAGACGGTTGAGTTTGCCAACGTCGCTTGGTGTGAGAGATTTCTCGAAGAGATACTCTTTCTGGTCTTCGCGGAGTGATGTGGCGGCGGTTGTGGTTGGCTCCGATGTGTCGGTGGTGTGGAGGTTCTGCAAGAAGAgagtgtggtggtggtggacctGGTGGTGGTCCGTGGAGTAATGGTTGACTGACATTTTTATCAATGGGGGAGAGCGTAGAGAAGGTTAGGTGAAAAAGAGGTGGGTACTCGTTGTACTAATATAGTATGATACGAAGGAGAGTgggggtaaaaaaaaattgacgtgaAAACTTTGGCAAAACTATTTGAGGAGAGAGCAGCACACGACAACCAGACGACTTTCTTTTAAGGTTTTGCGTGATGTTTTATCTTTTTCCATcattattactttttttctacTACTTacagtatttttatttattctatttgtctctctctatctatcatTATAGATTTATATCATGATAGTTGATAGTGGTATTTTTCCTGAACACATTGGATTCCATGATGATCACTTCAATTTTATTTAGATCTTTTTATAGGAAAGGTTGAacattttatttacaatatatattaatctgcCATAACTTTCAGGGATATGAAAAGAAATCCTCAGGTGAGGACCAGGTAGGTGATTAGGAAGAGGGTGATATATACAAGAAAGAAGAACTAAAAGgttgtttttataaaaagaaaaggttaaGCTACACGAAACCCCAAAGAATCATCCCATATAGAGGTAGAGAAGTATCTGAATAGCgaatatttgaaaacaaaatgcaattactggaagaaaaaaaaatgaaaatgtcaTAATGTCACTTTATCTATAACATCTTGGGGAAACCATTATGTTCTTTGCGTGTTTCTCAAAATGTTCCCAAAATAAGAGAACAAAGATATGGTCCTTGATATTTGACGCAATTCATAGACATCATACTCTTATACGCATTTTATTAGTAAAAGCTAGACGTAAATTCACAGTCAATTgtgatatatacatatgttttgGTAGTGTTGTTCAATGCACTAACGTTAGCATTCGCAATCTGTGTTAGATTTCACgtaatttctatttattttcggCGTTGGCGAACAATTGAAGTTGGCATTGGCATTAGCAATGCACTAGTTTTTCTTAACAATTGCACTAGTATATGCAGTTATGCACTAGTATATAACAAGTTCGATacaaatttttgtttgttttttaaacGTTGCGTACGTGTACTATATTTGTTTATCGAATCTATTTAAGGcaaataaaaaatgagaaaCGATTGGGAGGTCTAAGAGGTACATAGGAGTAAAAGTCTGGCAGTATAGCtgccaaaaatattataaaaactaCTGTATTAGGACGAGCATTTTCGATCTTCAGCTCAGTCGAGAAgaaaaaacaacattttaaataactagtattcataatttttattttatgtttttacatatatttactcCATCCATCTACCTAACCCCTGCAAAggctaatataataaattaaataaaattattgcaTTTATCAAtttgattaaataaaatatattctgCATGACATAGTTTTGGAAGATAACAAACCCAATCTAAATTCTTATTGAAAGGTTGGAGAACTTTTTCTTTTGGGAGACTAATGTagttgatataaaaaaaatacagtatATAGTAGATTTAAATATATACCTGTTGAGCATTTTATAAGTTATGATCAATGGGTTAAAAATGAGAGGAGAGTAGTCGCAAATCCACAAAGAACTAAGAAAGAattagaaacattttttttggtcaacaaagaattagtaacttaaaaactgtaataataataatatggcgTGGGACCAAAGAGGATGACGGAAGCAAGATGAAGGAAGAAAGAGGTCCAACGGCTGAGATGGCGTCTGGATATTTTCACACATAAAGTAAAGAGTAACTTGGTTGAGCATGTGCTTTGCCTTTCCCacacaccagtccatgcattcatCTTCAATTCTTCTCTCCTTATCTTATGTTCCTTTTATTCCCCGGAGATTATTGAGCTACAAAACGCTATAAATTTCACATGTTTcatttttggataattttgtGCTCTTGCAGTTAACCTATATAAATATGcgaaaacaaataataatggGCGTTGTTTACATCTTCCCTAATAATATAGGTGTAATACTCgcaaatgttttgtttttttttactaagtACTCGCAAATGTTGTTATATGAGCAAATTGTTTTTCCTAGAAACCATTCATCAATGACAGCAACTATATGAGCAACACATATCGGgcactctctctctcaaaacaaACTCTCCACCTTCTCTCTACTCCCGAGCTCCTCTCCGTCAGCTTAGTCCGGCGGCCGCCGCCTCGTGCGGTGGCCGGCCTCCATCTCTCTCCCGTCTACGtccatctctatctctctctcgtCTGTCTCCTTCGTTGTTCTGCGGCTTTGAGGGTGGTGCTTGACTGTGTCTCAGATCTGGTCGCTCCGACCATAGATCTAGGGTTAACAACGGCGGAAGTCTCTAGAGGACGGTTTCTTCCACCTTTGTGATTCCCTCGTCTGAATCGGAGCTCGCCAATTTTTTTTCCCAGATCCAGTCTTGTCCCGCCGAGTTGGTGGCGCGTGTTGTGTCGTTTAGCTCCTCGTTGGCTCGATTTACCTCCGGGGTGGCTCCTGGTGGTGGCTTCAGCTGCGTGTGGAGTTGGGGGTCTAGGGTTTGCCGGAACTTGGAAACTCGAGTGGTGTTGAGGCACTGGTTCTTGGTAACTCCAGATCTCTCTTCTGAATCTGTGAGCCACCGTCGTGTTCTCAGGTGGTGGCTGCGCGTGGGTTTCGTCGAGGATGGAGACGTCCGTCCGGTTTCCCTGTGGCGTCGCGTAGTGTGTGGTTTCACATGGTGTGCTTCGTGGTTTAGCTCCCGTGTGCTTCTTCATCGCTCAGAACTCAGTGGTGATGACGTTTGTGGCCTTCTCCGTTGCTAGCTTTTCTCAAATAATCTCAGCAGGTTCGTGTTCGTGGCTTGGCAACAACTTCTGGCTCGACTGTGTTTTTGCTGGTGTGATAGTAAGTCAGCGGGGGCTCGAGCGTGGCTTCGGTTTAGTTGCCTCCGGAGGAGCTGTCCGTCTACCGACCCATATTCTCTTCGGGTTGTGGTTAAATGAGTGTATACTGTCCCCGAGAAATGCAATGGAGGCGGTAATCTCCGGCGTAAACCTCGGAACGACGGCACTGTTGGTTTTCGGCTTTTCCTCGTACCGCCGGTGGTCTCTTTTATCTTGCTTGCTCTGTGTCCGTGGTTGGATTCTGCGCTCTGCTTCGCTCTGGGTTATCGGCTAGAAGCTGTAGGTAACTGTTGCATTCAGGGTTTGAGGGCGCCCTTCTCTCAGTGCTCGTGGCAACCGGCCGGTCTTCTCATCTAGTTTCAGGGTTGTTAGGTCTTACCTCGTCTCGCTATTACTTTGTTTTAACCGGTTGTGCTGCGTTGTTAATCAGTCCGAGCCTTTATTTGCTGTCTTTAGTTTGTTtgtgttgttgtttttatttccGCTACTAGTCATCTATTGTATCGTCtgtcaaaaattgaaaattggtaataatattttaacattttaccaaaaaaaaaaaaaaaactatatgagcaAATTGTCTCTCAACGAGGAGAAAAAGACATGAAGAAATCTGCGATGAATATCGTGGAGGGTGTCTATAACCTACAAATATCTTTATTTAATTGTCCATAAACGACAATCTTCatttgttatttttggaaagtggTGCAAGAAGCTTCACTGAGCTTCGAGTAAGTTGCTATTTTCTATTCTTATTATACATATTTGTGACATTTTCTCACTTCCCTAGTAAAATAGCACACTCTCTTTATAAGTCTGTCCACAAAATTGTTCCCTTTTAGTTGCAGTAGTATAATACTTCGTACTAATAACGGATCCACTAGCTAATTGACCTCGTTCAAGTTGAAACCAATAGTGTGTATCTTACATTATACAAATATGTTATAGGTATACGTTGACAGGAATCGAGGTAAAGTCATTAATAACctatattttgtataatatcatattttaacataaagtaattctattatataataacGTTTACTTTAAATAGTattattctataatagagttattttattttaatataaattataaatggaAAACTAATGTTCAATTAGAGATGCTCGGCTTGATGACGTTCATAACTGGATGTTAAAAAAAGAGAGACGTTCACAAGTGTGAGTTTTGGGTATAGTTATAGACTTGTACAaaattataacatatacaataattttttgGGTGTAGTAGATGTGCTGGAACATAAATATACTTAATAGAATAAGTTAAAttttatgcaatatatattatatacactaaataatataagaaaattaatataaatgtcaaattttaaaagaaaataattaatgtttatacattaaaataaaatatttattttattttaaaataaatatatcttaaatttaaaaatctaaatacaaattttttttgtaaattaatatatctataaattaataaattttaaagtttcgatattattaatttatagaggttctgcTATATATGTAGGGTGGATGATTGTTTTTACTAAATGTACAGTGGATGTTTAAAGTAATTaataacatatatacatatctttatataataatGTACTGATCTCAAAGAAGGGGACCAAAGCTTGCtgcattttcttttttaattctCAAGCAAAACTGGCCTGGAAGAGTGAGCGGACCACACATTTTCCCACTTTTTCTATCTAAAAATAAACATTCATCTACATTGTTCCACACTAAAGTTTACAGCCGATTTCCTAGACTTAAACAGTTAGCCCATGGATATTAATTTCAAGTTGTGAATTTAGAAGGCATCAAATTCCAATATTTGGAGACAGGATCATAGAGCACAGCTAATAAATTCTCCACCCGTTCCTAAAAAATCTactatgttttagaattttcacattttttgataaaacatattaataaaacttagctataaatacatatatttttgtaattttatatttcctatattttttaactaataaattttttaaaaatgcaattaatgttcttgaacttcacaatgtctcattattagttgacaaaaattacattgaaaatataaaatatatacatttttgaaacaaaatttttctttagaatatagatcttttaggaacagAAAGAGTAGTAGTAATATTAAATAGTGAAAACAAACATTAATGAATAAATTagacattatatttttttttaatatattgaaaattatatCTAAGGCTTAGATAATGGAACGATTGTGTAACATTTAATATCGATTTTTCACAAGGGTTAGCAACTTTAGCCGAGTACTAATAATACACCCCCCAAACATTGGATATCTCGATTAGCCAGCTCTGTCCCCTCCATTGAGTTAAACCAGTCGAGTGAACCGGCCCATATATGCCATTAACAAACTTAATGGGCCATTCGCAGAGTACACTTAACAGGCCCTTCCCTTGAAGAGTGGGCTTCATGCAAACTATCAATTTACTATTTCACCCTTACTTCACCATCTGATCCATCAGAATAAAACCTTAACCCTACTCTCCGCCGTCATCAGAACCGCAAGCAGAGAGGCGAAAAGATGGGACGCGTCCGCACGAAGACGGTGAAGAAGTCCTCTCGCCAGGTGATCGAGAAGTACTACTCTCGCATGACGCTCGATTTCCACACGAACAAGAAGATCCTCGAGGAAGTCGCGATCATTCCTTCGAAGCGCCTCCGCAACAAGATCGCCGGATTCTCCACTCATCTGATGAAGAGGATCCAGAAGGGACCCGTCCGCGGGATCTCCCTCAAGCTCCAGGAGGAGGAGCGCGAGCGCCGCATGGACTTTGTTCCCGACGAGTCCGCCATTAAAACCGATCGCATCGAGGTCGATAAGGAGACGCTGGACATGCTTGCCTCCTTGGGGATGGGAGACATGCCAGGTGTCGTCAAGGTGGAGCCGGTCTCGGCTGCTCCTATCGCAGGCTTTGGCCGTGGAAGGAGGTTCTAGAAGAATCGATCCTTTAAGTATCTTTTCgtatgtgtttgttttgctGAACGTTGAATGTTCTTATAAGCTTTAATGTTAACAGTTGGTGAATGCTTCGTTAGAGAACTTAGGTTGGTAGATCATCTATTATTTTGAACTATATATAATCAATCTGCACACACACACTCAGACATTGTGGATGCATTATGGTTGGAGTGTGTGAGCTCTAGCTTCTGAAATCCTCATAAGGCATCTCTTTGTTAGAACCATCATCGAGTTTTGTTTGAGAAAGAATCGGTATTGAAGAATGCAACCACCGTCTCCTTGATTCCGCATCAGTTCAACACACTCTTGAAGATCACCACCACGACCAACTCTAAATCGGACCTGAAGACATACTAGAATGTCTGAGACAGCACATCTAATCTGAAAATCTCAGTTCAAATGTCTATAGTATAGGATGAGTTCTTACCTAGATCAAGAGACCAAAACCTTAGCAATATCAAACATCCTTTCTCCTTAAGAACCACTGATACCAAAATACACCTGAGAATCGAATCCAACatacatattgttttaataGTCAAATTAGAAGTATTGATCCCTTCTAGTTTATAATTGGAACACACTTTACAAATTCATTCATAAGATCTAGAATTTCTACAAACTATTATTGGTTTAGATGGTAGTTGAATAGGTATCAGTCAAAATTATATGATATCTAACAATAGACATAACTGAGAGCTTGAGGTCCACCTACATAACTGGTTATTCATAAACAACTACCAAATTTGACTACCAAACACTGGACTCACTTGAAACCCTTCATGGGGTTTATACTTACTCCCAACTCTCATTTCATCCTCAATAGGATAGCAAATctgatattttttgaaaatattaatgggtaggtttgaaattgaaatatttattcttttgtCTCCTTCTCATAAGACTTTTAATAAAGCTAAGGCCAGGAAGGTGGTTTCACTTTATATATTTGCCTGTATTTGAGGTTCTCTGTACCAATTCTGGTGTGTTGCCATTTAAGTTTGTTTGCTTTtctttaatttcaattaaatttCTTTGACTGtacattttttacttttgaaattatgagtttatttattttcaagtttttattataGACATCTAATTCAAGTTGGTTGCCATTTAATTTATTGGTTACATATATTAATtcctataaagaaaataaaataaaataaataatggtAGTCTGTTGAGTATTTAATTTGCCATTAAACACCTCTCTTGTTCTTTCCCTCC encodes:
- the LOC106427647 gene encoding 40S ribosomal protein S17-4; protein product: MGRVRTKTVKKSSRQVIEKYYSRMTLDFHTNKKILEEVAIIPSKRLRNKIAGFSTHLMKRIQKGPVRGISLKLQEEERERRMDFVPDESAIKTDRIEVDKETLDMLASLGMGDMPGVVKVEPVSAAPIAGFGRGRRF
- the LOC106427656 gene encoding B3 domain-containing protein At5g06250 — encoded protein: MSVNHYSTDHHQVHHHHTLFLQNLHTTDTSEPTTTAATSLREDQKEYLFEKSLTPSDVGKLNRLVIPKQHAEKYFPLNTIISNNAEEKGMLLSFEDESGKCWRFRYSYWNSSQSYVLTKGWSRYVKDKQLDPADVVFFQRQRSDSRRLFIGWRRRGQGSSSAANTTSYSSSMTAPPYSNYSNRPAHSEYSHYGAAVATATETHFIPSSSAVGSSRTVRLFGVNLECQMDEDEGDDSVATAAAAECPRQDSYYDQNMYNYYTPHSSAS